TGTGCAGCAATCATCAAACCGTGGAAACTTGCTTCAGAGAACTGCTAAATTTGTTATGCTCGAGATATGTCAAACCGTGTTCTCAAGATTGAATAACATAGAAGTCAAGGAAGGGGAAAATTCCGAGTCTGATTCAGAGGATATGGATGATAATGACATTGTGAATTCGGGGTTTAGTCTTCGATGTGTGGTCGACATTTTTCAATTCTTGTGTTCTTTGCTAAATGTGGTGCAAACGGTTGAGATTGATGGGGTCGTAACTCAATGCAATGATGAGGATATTCAGATCTTGGCTTTAGTTTTGATCAACACAGCACTGGAATTAAGTGGTGATGGATTTTCCAAGCACCCAAAACTTTGTAGAATGATTCGAGATGATCTCTTTCACCACTTAGTCTATTATGGGACTCGTACTAGCGCCCTAATCTTGTCGATGATCTGCAGCACCGTCTTAAATTCGTATCACTTCCTTCGTGGGTTAGCACTTGTTTCCCTTGCAAAATTTTAGTAAAACTGTAAAAGCAAAATCGGGAACTATATAAGATGTTTTCACAATCTTGCAGATTTCTAAGGCTTCAGCTTGAAGCATTCTTCAACTTTGTTCTATTCAGAGTTGCAAAGTTCGGGAGCTCAATGCAATATCAAGAAGTAGCGTTGGAAGGCATCATCAATCTATGCAGACAACCCGATTTTTTGATTGAGACTTACATAAATTATGATTGTGCTTTAACGTGCAGCAACGTGTTTGAGGATATAGGCAAGCTGCTATGCAAATTGGCATTTCCATTGACTGGCCCTTTAACAAGTTTGCAACTCCAAGCCTTCGAGGGATTAATCATAGTCATTCACGCCATTGCGGATAAAGTAAAAAGAGGAGATGAAGTTTCCATTGAACCACTCCCGGTTCAACCTTCCGAGTGTTCACCAATTTGGGAAGAGCCAGTTAGAAAACAGGGGGAATTCGAAACATGGATACGTCATTTACAGTTAAAGAAAGCACAAAAGCGGAAAGTATTGATTGCTGGTACCCATTTCAACGAAGATGAGAAAAAAGGTCTCGAGTACCTTAAAATTTCTAGCTTGATTCCTGATCCACCAGATGCTAAAGCATTCGCCTATTTCTTTCGTTTCACTCCTGGGCTCGACAAGACAGCAATAGGAGATTATCTTGGTGACCCAGAAAATTTTCACCTACAAGTGCTGAATGAATTCACTTGCACTTTTGATTTTACCGGTGTAGTTCTTGACACTGCATTAAGAACTTACCTAGAGACTTTCAGACTCCCCGGAGAATCCCAGAAAATCCACAGGATTCTTGAGGCTTTCTCGGAGAGATTCTTTAACCAGCAATCGTCTGAAATATTCGAAACCAAGGATGCAGTGTTTATCCTTTGCTATTCTCTCATCATGTTGAACACAGACCAACATAACCCACAAGTAAAGAAGAAAATGACCGAAGATGAATTCATCAGAAACAATAGGGCTATTAACAACGGGAAGGACCTTCCTCGAGAGTATCTATCAGAACTATTCCAATCTATTGCCACACATGCGATAGCCATTTTTGTTCAAACAACCTTGTTGGTTGAGATGAACCCTAGTCGTTGGATCGAGCTGATGAGTCGATCAAAGTATATTCAGCCCTTCATAGCCTGTGATTTCAATCATAGACTAGGGAGAGACATGTTTGCCAGCATAGCAGGCCCTACACTAGCAGCTCTCTCCGCAATTTTCGAGCAAGAGGATGATGAGGATGTCCTCAATGAGTGCATAGAAGGAATCGTTCAAGTGGCTAAAATTGCAAGACACGGTCTTGAGGACATCCTTGATGAGCTAGTAGCCTCGCTCTGCAAATTTACGACCCTATTGAATCCATATGCATCCTCAGAAGAAACTTTATTTTCGTTTGCCAATGATATCAAGTCACGGATGGCAACTCTTGCGGCTTTCACCATTGCAAATAAATTCGGAGAATCCATCAGAGGAGCTTGGAGAAATATCATTGATTGTCTGTTGAAGATGAAAAGGCTTAAGCTATTACCCTCGTCTTTAGTTGACTACGAAACCTTAGTGTCTACAGAGGTTGGATCCCACTCAAGATCTATTAGCGAGGACTTAAACTTCAGTAATGGCAGAGGAAGCAGCTCCACGGCTACAAGCCGactttcaaatttattattagagAGTAATGAGGACTCGCTAGTTCTCGGTGGCGAGTTTGAGCATAGCCTGAAACTCATAGAGCAATGTCAAATCGACAAAATTTTCAGAAATTCATCAAAGTTACCGGTAGACACATTGCTCAATCTCGGAAGATCTCTAATCTTTGCGGCTACAGGAAAAGGACAGAAATTCACCTCTGCAGTAGAGGAGGAAGAAACAGTCATTTTCTGCTGGGATCTAGTAGGAGCCATTGCTTATGCAAATATTGACAGATATTCCACATTTGGACCGGCTTATAATGAATACATTATTGCAGTTACTCAATTCCCTCTTTTTTCTCCTGTGCCTTTCGCGGAAAAAGGAGCAATAATCCTCTTCAAATTGTGTGTCAAATTGCTATCGACTTACCAAACTGACAAGTACCCTGAAGAAATCATGTTCAAGTCGATCAACATGATGTGGAAACTTGACAAGGAAATTTTAGATACGTGCAGCGATATAATCATCCAAACAGTATGCAAAATTTTAACGAAATACCCAGGTAATGTACAAACACAAATCGGCTGGAAGACACTCCTGCATCTGTTGTCAGCCATTGGTCGACTTCCTGAAAACTATGATCGAGCAGTAGAGGCAATAATTCATCTATTATCCGATGAAAAAAACTTGTCCGGAATAAATTATGCATATTGCATGGACTGTGCTTTTGGTTTTGTTGCTCTCAGAACTAGTCTGGTGGAAAAGAACATACTGATAATGGATTTGATGGCGAATTCTGTGAATTTGCTGATACAATGGAGCAGAGAGCATTCTGACCCAGGAAGCAGTATCAGCAACACAAGCATTACAAGCAGTTCTTCAATGGAAGATGGTATAAGATCTAGCAATTTCACCttaaatttatttgtcaaaCTAGGAGAAGCCTTGAGAAAGACTAGTCTAGCACGACGAGAAGAGGTAAGAAACCATGCAGTAGCAAGTCTCAAAAAGAGTTTCGAACTCGCACTAGGCCTAGCCTTCACATCAACTAACTGTATAAACTGTCTTAACTATGTGGTCTTCGCCATGGTCGATGATCTCCATGAAAAGATGTTGGATTACTCGAGGCGAGATAATGCAGAGCGAGAAATGAGGAGTATGGAGGGTACCTTGAAGAACGCGATGGAGCTGTTAAAAGACTTGTTTTTGCTGTACTTGAAGTCGATATGTGATAATCCAGGATTCAGGACTTTCTGGTTAGGATTGTTGAGGAGGATGGATACTTGCATGAAGGCGGATTTAGGTGCACATGGTCCATCGAAAATGCAGGATGTAGTCCCGGagttattgaagaagatgattgcTGCAATGAAAGACAATGAAGTTTTGGTGCCAAAAGAAAACGACGATCTTTGGGAGATTACATACATCCAAATTCAATGGATTGCTCCAGCAATCAAGGGGGAGCTCTTTCCTGATGTACCTTcctgattattttttttggccTGGCTTGcttgttattactatttttaccaATTAATACAACAGAATCATCTTTGGTTCAAGCTTTTGGAATTCTTTCAGATCTTTCATAGATCTTGCAGGCaactaattatgttttattaaTACTAACAAAGTTAAGGTTACAGAAAGCATTGTTACCTTGAACGACAAAGGGTTTGGAATGGGAAAAGAAATTATTGGATACGACataaattatgtataaaaaatatacCCAATCCTTAAATATTGCCagcattttcattttattgccaCCCCcgatgaaattatgaatttttgcCCCTAAATTTTCAAACAATTACGATTTTGCCACTGGATTTAAAATTTCCTACATATACCATAATCTCACTAAAAATTTTCTTATCAAACTTACAAAAgcaaatttttggagcaaaaactaagaagTTCAATAcgcaaacaattaatcgaggtaaaTTTTTTTCGAATCTTATTAttcgaaaatttaaaaaaaaaaaaataaaacgagTCGCACAGATCTGGGTGACCTAGCCCCGGTTCAGTTGCAGGACCAGCCGCGGTTTTTCTAGCGATTGAACCGGGGCTGggtcgcccagatctgtgcgattcaatatttttttttccgtttttttatgaataataataattatttttaatcatattattattgttattaggaaaatttgcaaagaaacaccttataaaaccagttttttgtaaaaaaacatctttttaaatgttttttgtaaaaaaataccttttcagagactttttattaaaaaaaaacaccttaaattagTTTCCGGTGATTTTTGTCAACTTTTAGGcattgactatgccatttgagctcaaaagtcaacacctgaaagttgacaaatggcatagtcaacgcctgaaagtttacaaaagtcaccggaaactgatttaaggtgttttttaataaaaagtctcttaaaaggtgtttttttacaaaaaaaaaatttaaaaggtgttttttttacaaaaaactggttttataaggtgtttcttttcaaatttctcttgttgttattattattattattattattattattattattattattattgttactgctattattattatttttattattattgttattattgttgtgattgttattatttttattattaaatttttatttttgttttaattattaatttattattttaaatatgtttgttataattattattattaacttttttatattcttttgaatattatttttattattattgttggtgatgttgttgttgttattgttaatgttattaaattttcttttgattttatttttaattattgtttttgttattaatgttataattattgttattgtttgtgttattattgttatgattattattaatgttattttttttgttaatattgttattattattatgattattgtgaatttagaaacttaattacaataatattattaataatcctaataataaatatgttgtaACATTATATTTGTTGGTAATGATTAGgtaaattttgttgttgctaattaattattggtttttcatgtggttaatttaacgtaatgtttgattatgttcatttattattaatatttacttaaattatcaaaaattgtagtaaatgactggtaatcaaggaaaatgaaagagtttttttagatacttgttgagaggtaatagttctaggcctaccttactcagaggggacccgcatgagagtgGGGTAACGGGTTCAGCTAGGAGGGCCAGGCAGGAAaaggctgccagacacagtatTGCCCAAAGGTCAAGTGCGCTGGACCTAGTGCGAACCCTTGTTGAGGACCAGGCTAGTAGCATCCAGAGTAattggggggtttctagtgatgatgataatgatgctgatgatgttgaaTACGAAGCTCCTGATTTTCGCCCAGTGGACTGGACTATTGTCCAGGGGTGCGACGGGAGATTCGCACGTGGCGGCCCTAGTTCATCAGCCGCATCTGAGCACGCAGGACGTAGTTTCGTCGATAATGAGCCACCACGAGAGAGCAGATGCTCACAATCCGCtggcacggactggttagtcacatcgccacagcccggggggccgacaaatatgcgactgatccctagctatagcgggcacatagctaaacttattttcgaTGGCTCCAAGCGTACACCTCTGGTTCTGGAATGCCGTAGTAGGAAGAGGTCGTTGGAGGCCATCATCGGACTGAGGGATATGACCGATGTGCTgtacgatgttctacctgctattcccctcggccgactaccatacattatgcaccagcataTCGACTGTactttgatatcggcgttcgtggagaggtggcagccggacaCGAACACCTTgcacatgccatggggggagatgactattttgttgcacgacgtgcaacgcatactgGGCATTGCTATTGAAGGCTCTCTGCCGGCTGATCCTTTTAAGGCGGAGTGGCAGgtcggtatcaccaatctgttcggggagcctatgtttgagctacgGCGCAGAGGTGCATTCACTAGCGGCTGCGTGaacgttgctgaactgatgcagCTATGTCAACTAAATAAGcaaatgaaaatcattttcttaataGCAAAAATACAATTAAATCTCACCACTTTTTCTCACTTAGTCACTTACCatagctaaaaaaaataatttttttatctaaataaaATGTTACATAGCGGAtctctatttatagagaaaaatattttaaaatttttggtaaattacatttttaaaattaatttgtgaaTTTTGTATAATTCTCAAAAGATTATAtgtaatgaaatgaaaaaaaatataaacaaaccAATGCATGACATGTGGATCTTTTGGTTGCTTGTTTGTTCAATTTAATGTTGTCAACAACATTTTGGTGAAAGTCTCACTAAACAAACACAAAAATACCATTATTAggaactttaaaataaatatcaagTTGTGGAGAATAATTTTTTTCCTGTATTAAGGATACTCTTAAGGTAGCCCTAATCTATCCTTCTCTACAACTTAATTATATATGATGAGCCCATTGTTAGTCGTATATTTAGTGAACGTCCATCTCTATCTACTCAACGATGTATCTTCATTGGCTTGTTAGTCTGGGGACCTGTTATTAAACTAGGCTCAAGTTAGATGGCCTGAATCATAGATATACAATCCCCCCCTCCTCCCTTGATGCTTGGCATAATGTTCTAACATTGATTGCTTTGTTTCGTATTTTCTTAGTATGACACTTAGCTTAAGATTTAATTGTTCTACTACTAAAGTGTTTTAAGTGATATCTTAATGAGTTCTAAATTATTGCAACTTTATGAAAGTCACACCTAACGAATATTTGATCAAGAATCTAATGATTTCTTCTTACCCAGTCTTGTGTGAGACGATCTCATCGTGAGATGCTCTTTATGCATAGGCTGAATAAtccaactaatacaattattagcatggattatttatttttaggttGTCTTACCGAGAGACGGTCTCACATAAGAGTAGCTCTTCTTCTTAAGGTTGGTGGCGCATCAATCAAGATTCAAGATTGCCTTCAATTTTATCTTTCAAAGAAAATTGTCTTCAGCTCTAAGAGTCTATGTTTAGTTGTATTGTGTCTAATTGATGGTAAATCATTGTAATTAACCATCAATTTTACCTATACAAGCATCAATTTTTAGCAATACTTTTCTGCCACTTCAATGTCTATATTCCCATATCAGGTACTCATGTTTACATTAACATACATGTAATGCTAAGCACTTTGTGTTAATGGGAACCGACCTTGTAACCGAATCCGACTTGACTCAACttcaaattgaatttaaaattatgtaaaatttataTGTGAGCACAAGAACTGATTTTAAACCAATCTGAAACACGAGACCCAAAATTAACTCGATGTCTAGAATGGACACCTCTACCAAGGATCATGTAGAATTTATAATTGTTCCAATTTTTTGCATTTactatatactacatatatagaTTCTGTTGGTTTTGTAGTAATATACACTCCATGATTCAAATTTGATAAGCTATAATAAGCAATAAATGATGAACTTGTTGAATCCTTCAGAAGAAATCAGATAGCAGAAATGTAAGCTAAGCTAAGCTATCTGCCTTCCTAGAAGCACTCATATCCAAAATGGCTTCTCCAACAGACATGTAAACTCCATTATCAGAACCAAATATATCAACCACCTTTGATTTATGAAGCTTTTCCATCACACTTCCAACTGGGTTCACAAGAGCCAGCTACAAGTAACACAACCACATAAATTACACATTCTCTGTAAAGTAGCATAATTTAATACAACAGCTTAATCTAAACTTCAAAATACCTGTAATGATTTCTTTTGGATGCGCTTTCCGAGCTCAAAGATGGCATCGATTCCACTCGTATCTATGGCTGTCACCGCTGCAAGTTAAGTTGTTCAATGTCACTTAATTCAGTTTCTTAAGATTAGTTATTACTTTTGTTGGTTTCTTAATATGGGATTAGTGCATGTCAAGGAACCCACTCAACTAAtagcttaaactgatggttgacgCCTcaagttatatactctaaaagaAAGTGTTTAAGTGTATAAAATATCCTAGGGTCTCAACcttcagcttaaacttttggttgagttggtttattgacatggtatcagagcatgtCAAGAAATCCACTCAACCAATatcttaagctgatggttgacgccacaggatatgttatatactctaaaagaAAGTATATTAAGTTTAATCAATTTTCACCCATATTGTGAATGCAATGTACCTGTCATGTCCAAAATTACACATTTAAGCAAAGGTTCATTGTTGGATTGAATCCTCTCTTCCTCCTCCCTGATAAATCTTAGTATTCTGCAGCATATTCAGCAgataaatatagaattaagCAATTGAACCAAGTGTAAAAATGTTAACTTACACATACACATGTTGTTATAAAGTACCTTTCTTGGAGGTACATTGAATTAGCAAAGTATATTGGTGCTTCGACACTTAAAATGAGGAATGAGGGGATCCCTAAGGCGTTCTTGTAACGTTCAAGGCTTTGGAACATTTGAGTACCCGGGATGTTACCCAATGACACAATGTTTGGTCTAGTTATATGTAGGAGAATCTTGAATAATGATATTCCGACCTGAGATGTAATCAATGAAATTGAATGATCTtttgaactaatttaaataaaataatttttttacgaGAGATTATAGATCGAGAATCTTACAGCAAGAGCAAGGCCGGATGAAACTGAGATAAAGAGAACGCCAAGAAAGGAGCACAAACAAGCCAAGAAATCGAGTTTGTCAACTTTCCATAATCGGAAAGCGGCTTCGTAGTCTATCAGTCCAATGACAGCAGTTATAATAATTGCTGCTAAGACAACATTGGGAGTGTAGTAGAAGAGGGGCATAAGGAAGAGCAGAGTAACTAGTACTGCTGTTGCCATTATAATGTTGGAGAAAGCTGATTTTGCTCCTGCATTGTAGTTCACAGCAGACCGAGAAAATGCTCCTGCAAGCCAATGAAGAATTTGGGTAAACATCAATACTTAGCTCTGTGCGCGAAGTAGAGATGTTCAGATTAaatctgttagagtatataacatatcttggggccttaACTATCAACTCAAGCTTTTGctttgaattggttccttgccCTCTTGTCACGTTTGCTTCTGATACCAATATGtgaaggaaccaattcaaccaaaagtttaagttgatggttgactTGAGGCCTCAAGATATATCATATGTTATATACTGTAATGGAACCTGACATATTTTTTTACCTGTAGTTACATAACATGATGAGCATGAACCAACAATGTTCATTATGCCTATTGCCATCATTTCTTTGTTCCCATccacttgataattttccaatGATGCAAATGTCCTACCAACTGCAATTCCCTCCTGGTAAACATAACCAAAGTCACAGTGGAAAAAGTTATTGAATGCATAATTTATGGTGGATCTCAGCGGTGATATTGAGCATGTTCAAGATGCCCATCGCACAACGCCCCTTAAAAAAAAGATCACAAATATTGGATTACGTTAATTTGATTACTTGTGTAAAGGCTCTCAAAGATGcgaaaatatgtaaataaacaagGCTTAAAAGATTATTGGGTAATCTAGTCTTCACACTAACAAGGATAAGATGCGTACATCCAAACTCTCCAAATCCCACCTACACCGTAAGTAGGGACCACTTAATGGCGATAGAATACTAGAATGTTGTTGTTGTGTATCAATGAAAACAAAGAGGTAAAACGAACTAATTTTGTCAAAGATTGTTACTTACTGTTAGAGACAATATTCCAGTAATGAGACCTGTTTTTGCAGCTAAAGCAATATAGGAAGAGTGAAAGTACAACATGTTTGCTGAAGGAGGATTAAGACCCTTTGGCAATTGACCAATCtgtttaaacaaaataataaaaaataaattcaattagcccaaaaaaaaatgttgggTTTGAAAGTATGAGAAGAGTCTAATTGTTACATGAGAATGTTGGCTCAAATTAATGTGTTTACAGTTTACATCTTTAATGAACCTAACTAGaattt
This genomic stretch from Amaranthus tricolor cultivar Red isolate AtriRed21 chromosome 9, ASM2621246v1, whole genome shotgun sequence harbors:
- the LOC130824572 gene encoding probable sulfate transporter 3.4, whose amino-acid sequence is MEGDEAAINVPLEIHSVPLPPKKSTLHKLKYKLTEIFFPDDPLHQFKNQSLKTKFILGFQYFFPILQWLPTYGLQLFRSDLVAGLTIASLAIPQGISYAKLANLPPIIGLYSSFVPPIIYSVLGSSKHLGVGPVSIASLVMGAMLTEFVSPTNEPSLYLKLAFTSTFFAGLFQASLGFFRLGFIIDFLSKATLIGFMAGAAIIVSLQQLKGLLGITHFTSKMEIIPVMSSVFSHKNEWSWETIVMGISFLVILLTARHISSKKPKLFWISAAAPLTCVIVSTILVFFLKSYADKIPKIGQLPKGLNPPSANMLYFHSSYIALAAKTGLITGILSLTEGIAVGRTFASLENYQVDGNKEMMAIGIMNIVGSCSSCYVTTGAFSRSAVNYNAGAKSAFSNIIMATAVLVTLLFLMPLFYYTPNVVLAAIIITAVIGLIDYEAAFRLWKVDKLDFLACLCSFLGVLFISVSSGLALAVGISLFKILLHITRPNIVSLGNIPGTQMFQSLERYKNALGIPSFLILSVEAPIYFANSMYLQERILRFIREEEERIQSNNEPLLKCVILDMTAVTAIDTSGIDAIFELGKRIQKKSLQLALVNPVGSVMEKLHKSKVVDIFGSDNGVYMSVGEAILDMSASRKADSLA
- the LOC130824571 gene encoding ARF guanine-nucleotide exchange factor GNL2 — protein: MTRLIKKEVDISYTINTEVGAVLAALRKSYDPSNTEEIYHDTTIQQQSLKSLRSLLFNPQQEWQLVDPSIYLSPFLNIIQSDGIPASATSIALSSLIKLLKLRVFQDKTPGAQEAMNSLVMAATSCRLERTDPLSEEAILMKVLQLLNAVMTHPASRLIRNESVCRVVNTAFQVVQQSSNRGNLLQRTAKFVMLEICQTVFSRLNNIEVKEGENSESDSEDMDDNDIVNSGFSLRCVVDIFQFLCSLLNVVQTVEIDGVVTQCNDEDIQILALVLINTALELSGDGFSKHPKLCRMIRDDLFHHLVYYGTRTSALILSMICSTVLNSYHFLRGFLRLQLEAFFNFVLFRVAKFGSSMQYQEVALEGIINLCRQPDFLIETYINYDCALTCSNVFEDIGKLLCKLAFPLTGPLTSLQLQAFEGLIIVIHAIADKVKRGDEVSIEPLPVQPSECSPIWEEPVRKQGEFETWIRHLQLKKAQKRKVLIAGTHFNEDEKKGLEYLKISSLIPDPPDAKAFAYFFRFTPGLDKTAIGDYLGDPENFHLQVLNEFTCTFDFTGVVLDTALRTYLETFRLPGESQKIHRILEAFSERFFNQQSSEIFETKDAVFILCYSLIMLNTDQHNPQVKKKMTEDEFIRNNRAINNGKDLPREYLSELFQSIATHAIAIFVQTTLLVEMNPSRWIELMSRSKYIQPFIACDFNHRLGRDMFASIAGPTLAALSAIFEQEDDEDVLNECIEGIVQVAKIARHGLEDILDELVASLCKFTTLLNPYASSEETLFSFANDIKSRMATLAAFTIANKFGESIRGAWRNIIDCLLKMKRLKLLPSSLVDYETLVSTEVGSHSRSISEDLNFSNGRGSSSTATSRLSNLLLESNEDSLVLGGEFEHSLKLIEQCQIDKIFRNSSKLPVDTLLNLGRSLIFAATGKGQKFTSAVEEEETVIFCWDLVGAIAYANIDRYSTFGPAYNEYIIAVTQFPLFSPVPFAEKGAIILFKLCVKLLSTYQTDKYPEEIMFKSINMMWKLDKEILDTCSDIIIQTVCKILTKYPGNVQTQIGWKTLLHLLSAIGRLPENYDRAVEAIIHLLSDEKNLSGINYAYCMDCAFGFVALRTSLVEKNILIMDLMANSVNLLIQWSREHSDPGSSISNTSITSSSSMEDGIRSSNFTLNLFVKLGEALRKTSLARREEVRNHAVASLKKSFELALGLAFTSTNCINCLNYVVFAMVDDLHEKMLDYSRRDNAEREMRSMEGTLKNAMELLKDLFLLYLKSICDNPGFRTFWLGLLRRMDTCMKADLGAHGPSKMQDVVPELLKKMIAAMKDNEVLVPKENDDLWEITYIQIQWIAPAIKGELFPDVPS